ATTATGTTAGAATGGATATGAAAATCATTCTGGGGGAGGATATCGGCTTGTTAAAATCCTATTATACCATTGCTGAAAATAGTGAGTACGAAATTGTAATCCGCGGTTCGCGTTTTATCTGTTCACTACAACGCGTAGAAAACGAAGAAGAGGCAAAAGCATTTATTCAAACCATCAAAAAAGAACATTGGAAAGCAACACATAACTGTTCGGCTTATCTCATTGGTGATCGTGATGAAATTCAAAGAGCTCATGATGATGGCGAACCATCCGGAACAGCCGGTGTTCCGATGTTGGAAGTATTAAAGAAAAATGAACTGAAATATGTTGTTGCTGTTGTGACGCGTTATTTTGGCGGAACAAAGTTAGGCGCAGGCGGCTTAATTCGCGCATACAGTAAATCTGTTTCATCAACTTTGAAAGAAATCGGCATTGTGGAACGCGCGATGCAGATCCCTGTGAAATGTACGGTGAGCTATTCTGCTTCTGGAAAATTAGAAAATAATCTGATTCAATCACCCTACAGCGTTATCGATACACTCTATACAGATCAAGTAACGTTTATCATTGGTATCCCTGCTGATAATGTCGAAACCTTTCAATCAGACATGATTGATTTTATGAATGGGAACATTCAATTTGAAACGGGTGAGGCTCAATACGTTGAACGCCGATTAGCAGATATTGCAGAAGAGGATTGGGAAGACAGCGATGATGGTTAATTCGGTTAATTTAAGCAAATAGACGTAAAAAAGGAATGGAGATTTCTTCAAACCTTTTTACGTCTATTTCACTTCAAAAAAGCCACTTTCTTCTAACTGCTGTGAGCCTGTAGTTGTATCATACATGACTCGGTCGTAATCTTTCAACACTGCTCGTGCACTTTCCGGTAATTCTTCACGTGTTCGGACAGTACTGCCATCAGGCAAATAATACATCCCTTTCTCGAAAGCTGGCAGTTCTTCCCGCATCGTCATCAACAATGCTTCAAA
This genomic interval from Jeotgalibaca porci contains the following:
- a CDS encoding YigZ family protein — translated: MLKSYYTIAENSEYEIVIRGSRFICSLQRVENEEEAKAFIQTIKKEHWKATHNCSAYLIGDRDEIQRAHDDGEPSGTAGVPMLEVLKKNELKYVVAVVTRYFGGTKLGAGGLIRAYSKSVSSTLKEIGIVERAMQIPVKCTVSYSASGKLENNLIQSPYSVIDTLYTDQVTFIIGIPADNVETFQSDMIDFMNGNIQFETGEAQYVERRLADIAEEDWEDSDDG